In Patulibacter sp. SYSU D01012, a single window of DNA contains:
- a CDS encoding tail fiber protein: MADPFVAEIRVFPFNFAPKGWAVCAGQLLPISQNTALFSLLGTTYGGNGKSTFALPNLQGQAAMHAGQGPGLSLRDLGEQAGEQAVTLLESEIPVHTHTVRASDDDAELQSPTPDRVLARGAPGTPYAPAAATPLVTMAPQALAISGGSLPHNNLSPYLTLNFCIALQGVFPPRP; the protein is encoded by the coding sequence ATGGCCGATCCCTTCGTCGCCGAGATCCGCGTCTTCCCGTTCAACTTCGCCCCGAAGGGGTGGGCGGTGTGCGCCGGGCAGCTCCTGCCGATCTCGCAGAACACCGCCCTCTTCTCGCTGCTGGGCACCACGTACGGCGGCAACGGCAAGTCGACCTTCGCCCTGCCGAACCTGCAGGGCCAGGCCGCGATGCACGCGGGCCAGGGCCCGGGCCTGTCGCTGCGGGACCTCGGCGAGCAGGCCGGCGAGCAGGCCGTGACGCTGCTGGAGTCCGAGATCCCCGTGCACACCCACACGGTGCGGGCCTCGGACGACGACGCCGAGCTGCAGAGCCCCACCCCCGACCGGGTGCTGGCGCGCGGCGCCCCGGGCACGCCCTACGCCCCGGCCGCCGCCACGCCGCTCGTGACCATGGCGCCGCAGGCGCTGGCGATCAGCGGCGGCTCGCTGCCGCACAACAACCTGTCGCCGTACCTGACGCTGAACTTCTGCATCGCGCTGCAGGGCGTCTTCCCGCCGCGCCCCTGA
- a CDS encoding tail fiber protein — protein MAEPFLSELRLMSFNFAPKGWALCNGQLLPINQNQALFALLGTTYGGNGQTNFALPDLRGRTPVSQATDFVLGQRGGEEAHTVTVAEMPQHTHPATATSARGTQAAPGLLAGANNVYRPADALTALSPASVTSAGGGQAHENRQPYLVLTWCIALQGIFPSPN, from the coding sequence ATGGCCGAGCCCTTCCTCTCCGAGCTGCGGCTCATGAGCTTCAACTTCGCGCCGAAGGGCTGGGCGCTCTGCAACGGGCAGCTGCTCCCGATCAACCAGAACCAGGCGCTGTTCGCGCTGCTCGGGACGACGTACGGCGGCAACGGGCAGACGAACTTCGCCCTCCCCGACCTGCGCGGCCGCACGCCCGTGAGCCAGGCGACCGACTTCGTCCTCGGTCAGCGCGGCGGCGAGGAGGCCCACACGGTGACGGTCGCCGAGATGCCGCAGCACACGCACCCGGCCACGGCCACGTCGGCCCGCGGCACCCAGGCCGCCCCGGGCCTCCTGGCGGGCGCCAACAACGTCTACCGCCCGGCCGACGCGCTCACCGCGCTGAGCCCCGCGTCGGTCACCTCCGCCGGCGGCGGCCAGGCCCACGAGAACCGCCAGCCCTACCTCGTCCTGACCTGGTGCATCGCGCTCCAGGGCATCTTCCCCTCCCCGAACTGA
- a CDS encoding tail fiber protein translates to MCAQPYVGEIRLFAGNFAPASWAFCDGQLMQIADNEVLFQLIGTTYGGDGQETFGLPDLRGRVPLHMGQGPGLQSYVIGEAAGVEDVTLTVPQLPSHSHALTASTGPGVAISPQNAVLGASPDVTMYLRDGTTTDLPPATAGPVGGSQPHDNVMPTLTLSYIISLYGIFPSQT, encoded by the coding sequence ATGTGCGCGCAGCCCTACGTCGGAGAGATCCGGCTCTTCGCCGGCAACTTCGCCCCCGCCAGCTGGGCGTTCTGCGACGGCCAGCTCATGCAGATCGCCGACAACGAGGTCCTCTTCCAGCTCATCGGCACGACCTACGGCGGGGACGGACAGGAGACCTTCGGGCTGCCGGACCTGCGCGGGCGCGTGCCGCTCCACATGGGTCAGGGGCCGGGGCTGCAGAGCTACGTGATCGGCGAGGCCGCGGGCGTCGAGGACGTGACGCTCACGGTGCCGCAGCTGCCGTCGCACAGCCACGCGCTCACCGCGTCGACGGGCCCGGGAGTGGCGATCTCGCCGCAGAACGCGGTCCTCGGCGCCTCGCCGGACGTGACGATGTACCTGCGCGACGGCACCACGACGGACCTGCCGCCCGCGACCGCCGGACCCGTCGGCGGATCGCAGCCGCACGACAACGTCATGCCGACGCTGACGCTGAGCTACATCATCTCGCTCTACGGCATCTTCCCCTCCCAGACATGA